From Pseudoalteromonas rubra, one genomic window encodes:
- the cheD gene encoding chemoreceptor glutamine deamidase CheD, whose protein sequence is MNQFQPVLHGFEHVKRFWDTGRGAVVAKVLPGEFYVSKSDELISTVLGSCIAACIYDEQQGVGGMNHFMLPGVKGTSAIHADDLNCRYGNWAMEYLINEVIKNGARRDHLKIKLFGGGKIISSMTDIGVGNIRFAEAYVEEEQLTLVSHDVGGPWPRKVVFHPQTGKAQVKKLRQMHNDTIEKREAKYLHDIEEQGKQTDIELF, encoded by the coding sequence TGGGACACAGGACGCGGCGCTGTGGTGGCAAAAGTACTCCCGGGGGAGTTTTATGTGTCAAAAAGTGACGAGCTAATCTCTACTGTATTGGGCTCCTGCATTGCAGCCTGTATTTATGATGAGCAGCAGGGCGTAGGAGGAATGAATCACTTTATGCTGCCTGGCGTGAAGGGGACTTCAGCGATTCATGCCGATGACCTGAATTGCCGTTATGGCAACTGGGCAATGGAATATCTGATTAATGAAGTGATAAAAAATGGTGCCCGGCGGGATCATCTGAAGATAAAGCTGTTTGGTGGTGGGAAAATCATCAGTTCGATGACCGACATCGGCGTTGGTAATATTCGATTTGCCGAGGCGTATGTTGAGGAAGAACAGCTCACTCTGGTATCCCACGATGTGGGTGGACCCTGGCCGCGCAAGGTGGTGTTTCATCCACAAACGGGTAAAGCTCAGGTGAAGAAATTGCGTCAGATGCACAATGACACCATTGAAAAACGTGAGGCTAAGTACCTTCATGATATTGAAGAGCAAGGTAAACAAACAGACATTGAGCTGTTTTAG